A genomic stretch from Chloroflexota bacterium includes:
- a CDS encoding NIPSNAP family containing protein produces the protein MTTELRDYVIAAGHLDDFVAAWREGVVPLRKRFGFRIEGAWTIRSERRFVWILAHDAPEEEWEAINEAYYASSERAALDPDPAEWVEESRQVFVRPILPTSQ, from the coding sequence GTGACGACCGAGCTGCGCGACTACGTGATCGCCGCCGGGCACCTCGATGACTTTGTGGCGGCCTGGCGAGAAGGCGTCGTCCCGCTGCGCAAACGCTTCGGATTCCGGATCGAGGGCGCCTGGACGATCCGGTCGGAGCGGCGATTCGTGTGGATCCTGGCCCACGATGCGCCCGAGGAGGAGTGGGAAGCAATCAATGAGGCCTACTACGCCTCCAGTGAACGGGCAGCCCTCGATCCCGACCCGGCTGAATGGGTTGAGGAGTCCCGACAGGTCTTCGTGAGGCCCATCCTGCCCACCTCGCAGTGA
- the ligA gene encoding NAD-dependent DNA ligase LigA, whose product MPTDPAARAAELRAALDDANYRYYVLDDPTLEDKVYDRMLRELTELEAAHPELASPDSPTQRVGAVPSTLFAEVRHEFPMLSLGNAFGHDELREFDARVRKGLGLTADGPAVAYVCELKIDGLAISLRYDGRSFVRGATRGDGSTGEDVTPNLRTVRAIPLRLRADPPGEKLEVRGEVFMPRGAFATLNEQLEREGKPLYANARNTAAGTVRQKDPAVTAGRRLSVWTYQVVGVPGLASHSESLALMRELGFPVNPHARRIEGADAVIGYVEEWAEARKDLDYETDGIVIKVDSVEQQQTLGFVSRAPRWATAYKFPAQQVTTKLEQIEVYVGRTGALTPVAHVTPVVVGGTTVRNATLHNVDEIRRKDLRVGDTVVLQRAGDVIPEVVSAVVDARDGTETVWEMPSACPVCGTAAVREEGEVVWRCPNPWCPAQRIGGLLHFTGRGGMDIEGAGYAVVNQLAKRELLREPADIFRLAVETLEGLDRYARKSAENLYAAIQGARRRPLARILNSLGIRHVGEQTAIDLANWLTRDTPRLEGEDEAAWTRRVADRLRDASAEELTAVFGIGQVVAEGIAGYFADEHTRDTLHHLLHAGVVAEAPEPGAPVEAGEGPLAGKTLVVTGTLPGFSREEAETAIRVAGGYAAGSVSAKTDYLVAGEKAGSKLARAEKLGVPVLDEEGFRRLLDGGPA is encoded by the coding sequence ATGCCGACTGATCCTGCCGCGCGCGCCGCAGAGCTGCGCGCCGCGCTCGACGACGCGAACTACCGCTATTACGTCCTCGACGATCCAACGCTCGAGGACAAGGTCTACGACCGCATGCTCCGTGAGCTGACCGAGCTCGAGGCCGCGCACCCCGAGCTCGCGTCGCCCGACTCGCCCACGCAGCGGGTCGGAGCGGTGCCGTCGACCCTCTTTGCCGAGGTTCGCCACGAGTTCCCGATGCTGTCGCTCGGCAACGCCTTCGGCCACGACGAGCTGCGAGAGTTCGACGCCCGCGTCCGCAAGGGACTGGGCCTCACGGCGGACGGCCCAGCGGTGGCCTACGTCTGCGAGCTCAAGATCGACGGGCTGGCGATCAGCCTGCGCTACGACGGCCGTTCCTTCGTTCGAGGCGCCACCCGCGGCGACGGCAGCACCGGCGAGGACGTCACCCCAAACCTGCGCACTGTGCGCGCCATCCCGCTCCGGCTGCGGGCCGACCCGCCCGGCGAGAAGCTGGAGGTGCGGGGCGAGGTGTTCATGCCGCGCGGTGCCTTCGCAACGCTGAACGAGCAGCTCGAGCGCGAGGGCAAGCCGCTGTATGCGAACGCCCGCAACACCGCCGCCGGCACGGTGCGCCAGAAGGACCCGGCCGTGACCGCGGGGCGGAGGCTATCGGTCTGGACCTACCAGGTGGTGGGCGTTCCCGGTCTCGCCAGTCACTCGGAGTCGCTGGCCCTGATGCGCGAACTTGGGTTCCCGGTCAACCCCCATGCGCGGCGGATCGAGGGGGCAGATGCCGTGATCGGGTATGTCGAGGAGTGGGCCGAGGCCCGCAAAGACCTGGACTACGAGACCGATGGCATCGTCATCAAGGTCGACAGCGTCGAGCAGCAGCAGACCCTGGGCTTCGTGTCGCGGGCCCCGCGCTGGGCGACCGCCTACAAGTTCCCGGCCCAGCAGGTGACCACCAAGCTCGAGCAGATCGAGGTCTACGTTGGGCGGACCGGCGCGCTCACCCCGGTCGCCCACGTGACCCCGGTCGTCGTGGGCGGCACCACGGTCCGCAACGCCACGCTCCACAACGTCGACGAGATCCGGCGCAAGGACCTGCGGGTGGGCGACACGGTCGTCCTGCAACGGGCGGGCGACGTCATCCCGGAGGTGGTGAGCGCGGTAGTGGACGCCCGCGACGGCACGGAGACGGTCTGGGAGATGCCGTCCGCCTGCCCCGTATGCGGGACCGCAGCGGTCCGCGAGGAGGGTGAGGTCGTCTGGCGCTGCCCAAACCCGTGGTGCCCAGCCCAGCGCATCGGCGGCCTGCTGCATTTCACCGGTCGAGGCGGAATGGATATCGAGGGGGCCGGCTACGCCGTCGTCAACCAGCTGGCAAAGCGGGAGCTCCTGCGCGAGCCGGCCGACATCTTCAGGCTGGCTGTCGAGACGCTCGAGGGCCTGGACCGATACGCCCGCAAGAGCGCTGAGAACCTGTATGCCGCCATCCAGGGCGCGCGCCGACGGCCGCTGGCTCGGATCCTCAACTCGCTCGGCATCCGGCACGTCGGGGAGCAGACCGCGATTGACCTGGCCAACTGGCTGACGCGCGATACGCCGCGCCTTGAAGGCGAGGACGAGGCCGCCTGGACGCGCCGCGTGGCCGACCGCCTGCGCGACGCGTCGGCCGAGGAGCTCACGGCGGTGTTCGGGATCGGGCAGGTCGTCGCCGAGGGGATCGCCGGCTACTTCGCCGATGAGCACACGCGCGACACGCTTCACCACCTGCTCCACGCCGGCGTGGTCGCCGAGGCGCCCGAACCCGGCGCACCGGTCGAGGCGGGGGAGGGGCCGCTGGCCGGCAAGACACTGGTCGTGACCGGCACCTTGCCCGGGTTCAGCCGGGAGGAGGCGGAGACGGCGATCCGAGTTGCGGGCGGCTACGCCGCGGGATCGGTGAGCGCCAAGACCGATTACCTGGTCGCCGGCGAGAAGGCGGGGAGCAAGCTGGCCAGGGCCGAGAAGCTGGGCGTGCCCGTCCTCGACGAGGAAGGGTTCCGCCGGCTGCTCGACGGCGGTCCGGCGTGA
- a CDS encoding maleylpyruvate isomerase N-terminal domain-containing protein → MPEPDPHVQVLLDGLEAARHEFLAALDDIDPTLRLTPGLVEDWSARDLLAHVGYWTGHAAESLHRAEQGELSDFGRDELSVDERNEVVTRVARETDFATVASREQGAYEAFVARLTAVDTEALGDRNAEGDTLEEIVGFDGADHYREHTLDIRAWFDGKDAPDEADAD, encoded by the coding sequence ATGCCGGAACCGGACCCGCACGTCCAGGTGCTGCTCGACGGCCTCGAGGCCGCGCGTCACGAGTTCCTCGCCGCCCTGGACGACATCGATCCCACGCTGCGCCTCACCCCGGGCCTTGTGGAGGACTGGTCAGCCCGCGACCTCCTGGCGCACGTCGGCTACTGGACCGGACACGCAGCCGAGTCGCTGCACCGCGCCGAGCAGGGGGAGCTGTCCGACTTCGGCCGGGACGAGCTGTCGGTCGACGAGCGCAACGAGGTCGTGACGCGCGTGGCACGCGAGACGGACTTCGCCACCGTCGCCAGCCGCGAGCAGGGCGCCTACGAGGCCTTCGTGGCACGTCTGACGGCGGTTGACACGGAGGCACTCGGCGATCGCAATGCCGAGGGCGACACGCTCGAGGAGATCGTCGGCTTTGACGGAGCCGATCATTACCGCGAGCACACGCTCGACATTCGTGCCTGGTTCGACGGCAAGGACGCCCCCGACGAGGCCGATGCCGACTGA
- a CDS encoding UvrD-helicase domain-containing protein, with translation MSPQPKAVPILSPEEILARLNPPQVEAVSHTGGPLLILAGAGSGKTRVLAHRVAYLVATGTRPWQIVAVTFTNKAANEMRERIAGLIGEEAAREATIGTFHAICARILRRDGNAIGLTRSFTIYDRADQVAMVKGILRRLDLDEKRFAPAGMLAWIGQRKDELADPVTASRQAGNYYDETAARVYAAYQEQLHEDDAVDFDDLLMRAVFLFEQHPEVLARYQGRWQQILVDEYQDTNRAQYLLCSLLAAKHGNLAVVGDDDQSIYSWRGADLRNILDFERDHPTTKVVKLEQNYRSTQTILDAAHAVVSRNEGRKEKKLWTDRGAGTAITLFDAYNEYEEAEFVARQIERLTGSGRSGLNAMLTARADDEAGSLRYGEIAITYRINAQSRVLEEAFVRFGIPYQLVGGTRFYERREVKDALGYVRLSRNTSDRVALERVINVPARGIGDKTMGELRASAEARGGTLWDAIERAGENPNLSPRARTALSGFAELVRGFAAIAAKEPPSALFDAVYERTGLREQLQDGTDDGEERWTNLLELRNHAAEFNELAIPEGLERFLEEVALVSDQDELEDRPDRVTLITLHAAKGLEFPIVFIVGLEEGLLPHRRALEDDRELEEERRLAYVGMTRAKDRLYLVHANHRSTWGVGAASEPSRFLAELPEELLEADREAATPYRRAWGAQGGWQRRGTDDDEWLPGGYRSPGHRVRENLRPVNLPDLSAPVPIGKELDAARERVSQSQYEKGEELDLGSGAFAAQHPDAVATADATTVEWRAGDKVRHRRFGEGIVVSSRLEKGDEWVTVAFVGQGVKELIAAYAGLERT, from the coding sequence ATGTCTCCTCAACCCAAAGCTGTTCCAATCCTCAGCCCGGAGGAGATCCTCGCGCGCCTGAATCCGCCCCAGGTAGAGGCGGTCTCGCATACCGGCGGCCCGCTCCTGATCCTGGCCGGCGCCGGATCCGGCAAGACACGGGTGCTGGCGCACCGGGTCGCCTATCTGGTCGCCACCGGCACCAGGCCGTGGCAGATCGTGGCAGTGACCTTCACCAACAAGGCGGCCAACGAGATGCGGGAGCGGATCGCGGGGCTGATCGGGGAGGAGGCGGCACGCGAGGCCACGATCGGCACCTTCCATGCCATCTGCGCGCGCATCCTGCGCCGCGACGGCAACGCCATCGGCCTCACCAGGTCGTTCACCATCTACGACCGGGCCGACCAGGTGGCGATGGTCAAGGGGATCCTGCGTCGGCTGGACCTCGACGAGAAGCGATTTGCGCCCGCGGGAATGCTCGCCTGGATCGGCCAGCGCAAGGACGAGCTGGCGGACCCCGTCACGGCCAGCCGGCAGGCGGGGAACTACTACGACGAGACGGCCGCCCGCGTCTATGCCGCCTACCAGGAGCAGCTCCACGAGGACGACGCGGTCGACTTCGACGACCTGCTGATGCGCGCCGTCTTCCTGTTCGAGCAGCATCCCGAGGTCCTGGCCCGCTACCAGGGCCGCTGGCAGCAGATCCTGGTCGACGAGTACCAGGACACCAACCGCGCCCAGTACCTGCTCTGCAGCCTGCTGGCGGCGAAGCACGGCAACCTGGCGGTGGTGGGCGACGACGACCAGAGCATCTACTCCTGGCGTGGCGCGGATCTGCGCAACATCCTGGACTTCGAGCGCGACCACCCCACCACCAAGGTTGTGAAGCTGGAGCAGAACTACCGCTCCACCCAGACGATCCTCGACGCCGCCCATGCGGTGGTGTCGCGCAACGAGGGCCGCAAGGAGAAGAAGTTGTGGACCGACCGCGGGGCAGGCACCGCGATCACCCTCTTCGACGCGTACAACGAGTACGAGGAGGCTGAGTTCGTCGCCCGCCAGATCGAGCGCCTGACGGGCTCCGGACGCAGCGGGCTGAACGCCATGCTCACCGCCCGGGCCGATGACGAGGCCGGCTCCCTGCGCTACGGCGAGATCGCCATCACGTATCGGATCAATGCCCAGAGCCGCGTGCTGGAGGAGGCGTTCGTCCGCTTCGGGATCCCGTACCAGCTGGTCGGCGGTACGCGGTTCTACGAGCGGCGCGAGGTGAAAGACGCGCTCGGCTACGTGCGCCTGTCGCGCAACACCTCGGACCGCGTGGCGCTGGAGCGGGTCATCAACGTACCGGCGCGCGGAATCGGCGACAAGACGATGGGGGAGCTGCGTGCCTCCGCCGAGGCTCGCGGCGGGACGCTGTGGGACGCGATCGAGCGTGCCGGTGAGAACCCGAACCTGTCGCCTCGCGCCCGCACCGCCCTGTCCGGCTTCGCCGAGCTGGTGCGCGGCTTCGCGGCGATTGCCGCCAAGGAGCCGCCCTCGGCCCTCTTCGACGCGGTGTACGAGCGCACCGGTCTTCGCGAGCAGCTCCAGGACGGGACCGATGACGGCGAGGAGCGCTGGACGAACCTGCTCGAGCTGCGCAACCACGCCGCCGAGTTCAACGAGCTGGCCATCCCGGAGGGACTGGAGCGCTTCCTGGAGGAGGTCGCGCTGGTGAGCGACCAGGACGAGCTGGAGGATCGGCCCGACCGGGTGACGCTCATCACCCTGCATGCCGCCAAGGGACTGGAGTTCCCGATCGTGTTCATCGTGGGGCTGGAGGAGGGGCTGCTGCCCCACCGTCGCGCCCTCGAGGATGACCGCGAGCTGGAGGAGGAGCGGCGCCTCGCCTACGTGGGGATGACCCGCGCCAAGGATCGGCTCTACCTGGTGCATGCCAACCATCGCTCCACCTGGGGGGTGGGCGCCGCCAGCGAGCCGTCGCGCTTCCTCGCCGAGCTGCCGGAGGAGCTGCTGGAGGCCGACCGCGAGGCGGCAACGCCATATCGCCGCGCCTGGGGTGCTCAAGGTGGCTGGCAGCGACGCGGCACCGATGACGACGAATGGTTGCCGGGCGGCTATCGCTCGCCGGGGCATCGGGTTCGCGAGAACCTGCGGCCGGTGAATCTGCCCGACCTGTCTGCCCCGGTGCCGATCGGGAAGGAGCTGGACGCCGCCCGCGAGCGCGTCTCGCAGTCACAGTACGAGAAGGGTGAGGAGCTTGACCTGGGCAGTGGCGCCTTCGCTGCCCAGCATCCTGACGCGGTGGCGACCGCCGATGCCACGACCGTGGAGTGGCGGGCAGGCGACAAGGTGCGGCACCGCCGGTTTGGGGAGGGGATCGTCGTCTCGAGCCGGCTCGAGAAGGGAGATGAGTGGGTGACCGTCGCCTTCGTGGGGCAGGGAGTCAAGGAGCTGATCGCCGCCTACGCCGGGCTGGAGCGAACGTAG
- a CDS encoding helix-turn-helix transcriptional regulator: MGSRDDRRTVGRLKGERLAGELTTEWRELRLGAGLSQSAVSHTVGISRSAYARIERGESHEIGMVRAAVITAALGGNLSVKVYPAGRPIRDAAHVGLLATLEARVGGRWRVVHEAPVGQAGDLRAWDRRLDGPVSIGVEAEVALRDLQALERRMQRKKQDSGVERMILVVRGTRRNREVLREVLPSLRGTFPLGSRELLHALAVGRDPGADGLLVLDGRSAFRADS, encoded by the coding sequence ATGGGCAGTCGCGACGATCGACGCACGGTGGGCCGGCTCAAGGGCGAGCGCCTGGCCGGCGAACTGACGACGGAGTGGCGCGAACTGCGCCTTGGGGCCGGCCTGTCGCAGTCGGCCGTCTCTCACACCGTCGGAATCTCGCGTTCCGCATACGCGCGCATCGAACGCGGCGAGTCGCATGAGATCGGAATGGTGCGAGCGGCGGTCATCACCGCCGCGCTCGGGGGGAACCTGTCAGTGAAGGTCTATCCAGCCGGACGGCCGATCCGCGATGCGGCTCACGTCGGTCTGCTGGCGACTCTCGAGGCGCGGGTAGGCGGTCGCTGGCGTGTCGTGCACGAGGCGCCCGTCGGGCAGGCAGGTGATCTGCGGGCTTGGGATCGGCGCCTGGACGGACCGGTTTCCATCGGCGTGGAGGCGGAGGTGGCACTCCGTGACCTCCAGGCGCTGGAGCGCAGGATGCAGCGCAAGAAGCAGGACAGCGGCGTGGAACGCATGATCCTCGTCGTGCGAGGCACGCGTCGCAACCGCGAAGTGCTGCGCGAGGTGCTCCCCTCCCTGCGTGGGACCTTCCCCCTAGGTTCGCGTGAGCTGCTTCATGCGCTGGCCGTTGGCCGAGACCCAGGAGCCGATGGGTTGCTCGTGCTTGACGGACGATCCGCCTTTCGCGCTGACAGCTGA
- a CDS encoding EamA family transporter: MRPSSDRPSEATLLAFGAVVLLGGANAIAVKLTVAELAPFWGAALRFVAAGALMLLVVAATRRRLPRGRSLSGAALYGVVGFSASYGLAYTGLRDVPAGTAMVLIALTPLFTFGLAIAHRQESFHVQGLLGALIAVVGVGLVFVDQLSADVPLVSLLLILVAAVAIAESSVIVKAIPRSDPFATNAVAMLTGGGLLLALSLVLAEPLALPQQTETWAAIGYLVVFGSVVMFALFVFTLQRWTASAVSYVTLLMPLVTVALAAVLTDERITPSFVLGGAVILGGVYVGAFMKGLPARSSASSLPECLPIDACAEAEAEPAGA, encoded by the coding sequence ATGCGGCCTTCGTCCGATCGCCCAAGCGAAGCGACGCTCCTGGCCTTCGGGGCCGTCGTTCTGCTCGGCGGGGCCAACGCCATCGCGGTCAAATTGACCGTCGCCGAGCTCGCGCCCTTCTGGGGAGCCGCCCTCCGCTTCGTCGCCGCCGGCGCCCTGATGCTGCTCGTCGTCGCCGCTACCCGAAGGCGGCTGCCGCGCGGTCGAAGCCTGTCAGGCGCTGCCCTCTACGGAGTGGTCGGGTTTTCGGCCAGCTACGGCCTGGCCTACACGGGTCTGCGTGACGTCCCGGCCGGCACCGCCATGGTCCTCATCGCGCTCACCCCGCTCTTCACCTTTGGCCTGGCCATCGCGCATCGCCAGGAGAGCTTCCACGTCCAGGGCCTGCTCGGCGCGCTGATCGCCGTCGTGGGTGTCGGTCTCGTGTTCGTCGACCAGCTGAGCGCGGACGTGCCGCTCGTCTCCTTGCTGCTCATCCTGGTGGCGGCCGTAGCCATTGCCGAGTCGTCCGTGATCGTCAAGGCGATTCCACGCAGCGACCCGTTCGCGACCAACGCGGTGGCCATGCTGACCGGCGGCGGGCTGCTGCTCGCGCTGTCGTTGGTGTTGGCCGAGCCGTTGGCCCTGCCGCAGCAGACGGAGACCTGGGCCGCCATCGGCTACCTGGTCGTCTTTGGCTCGGTGGTCATGTTCGCGCTGTTCGTCTTCACCCTCCAGCGCTGGACCGCCTCGGCAGTCTCGTACGTGACGCTGTTGATGCCACTGGTCACCGTGGCATTGGCGGCCGTGCTCACCGACGAGCGGATCACGCCTTCGTTCGTGCTGGGCGGTGCCGTGATCCTGGGTGGGGTGTACGTGGGCGCCTTCATGAAGGGCCTGCCGGCTCGCTCTTCAGCGTCCAGCCTGCCCGAGTGCCTGCCGATCGACGCCTGCGCCGAGGCTGAAGCGGAGCCGGCCGGCGCGTAG
- a CDS encoding diguanylate cyclase codes for MATSTRTEPVALPRAGRRLATLMAWRPSVRIAVAGAALAIVVALSAVVANLVADQLRQLAVDAALEHAESVVRANLDPALATDALQPGAARDPAIDAQLELMVQGGEMSRVVIWSPNGRAVYSSDPGLRGRMFEVAADLRAALGGEPRWEFGEAAEDEALALETVPLPAPFLELYVPIRGMTDGNPVGVYEVYQDARPIELAVSEARDGVRLAALAAAAALFAVLWLAFAGTSRLVDRQNRLLRERAMRDPLTGQANHGFVLEQLTHQLSRRNAAGAIAIIDIDAFRLLNAGHGHRAGDEALHLVADTLAAVVRPNQLFGRFGPDEFLVADFADGGDRLLPTLDELRAALLDVELRFAGTEALPVSVSIGVARAPVDGSRPLELISVAEAALREAKTGGGAVTKVANLSTIGSLAAQNTIFGVFEGLVATVDAKDHYTRSHSEDVTAHALFLAHAMRLGEEEHRLLRLAGLLHDIGKVGVPDGILRKPGPLTDEEFEIVKQHVALGDAIVGAVPQLAEVRSSVRHHHERWDGDGYLDGLAGEQIPPLARVLAVADAYSAMTTTRPYRKALTSEVALARIAQAAGSQLDPVPAMIFVKAMRAQAVREAREAVSRQSAAGGAPAKARPRARGRRGAPAD; via the coding sequence ATGGCAACGAGCACGCGGACCGAGCCTGTCGCCCTGCCCCGCGCCGGCCGCCGCCTGGCGACCCTCATGGCGTGGCGGCCGAGCGTGCGCATCGCGGTGGCCGGGGCCGCCCTCGCGATCGTCGTCGCCCTGTCGGCCGTCGTAGCCAACCTGGTGGCCGACCAGCTTCGACAGCTCGCCGTCGATGCGGCGTTGGAGCACGCCGAATCCGTTGTCCGCGCCAACCTCGACCCCGCGCTGGCGACCGATGCTCTTCAGCCCGGTGCAGCACGCGACCCCGCCATCGACGCGCAGCTGGAGCTGATGGTGCAGGGTGGCGAGATGAGCCGGGTCGTCATCTGGTCGCCGAATGGACGGGCGGTGTACAGCTCCGACCCGGGGCTGCGCGGACGAATGTTCGAGGTCGCCGCCGACCTGCGCGCCGCATTGGGCGGCGAGCCGCGGTGGGAGTTCGGGGAGGCGGCCGAGGACGAGGCGCTGGCGCTAGAGACGGTTCCGCTGCCGGCCCCCTTCCTGGAGCTCTACGTCCCGATCCGGGGGATGACCGACGGCAATCCAGTCGGCGTGTACGAGGTGTACCAGGATGCTCGCCCGATCGAGCTGGCCGTATCGGAGGCCCGCGACGGGGTTCGGCTCGCGGCCCTCGCGGCGGCCGCGGCGCTGTTTGCCGTCCTTTGGCTGGCCTTCGCGGGCACGAGCCGGCTGGTCGACCGTCAGAATCGGCTGTTGCGCGAACGCGCCATGCGCGACCCGCTCACCGGTCAGGCCAACCATGGCTTCGTCCTGGAGCAGCTCACCCATCAGCTCTCTCGGCGCAACGCGGCGGGCGCCATCGCGATCATCGACATTGATGCATTCCGCCTGCTGAACGCCGGCCATGGTCATCGAGCCGGCGACGAGGCGCTGCACCTCGTGGCGGACACGCTGGCCGCGGTGGTGCGGCCGAATCAGCTGTTCGGGCGATTCGGCCCCGACGAGTTCCTGGTGGCGGACTTCGCCGACGGCGGCGACCGGCTGCTGCCCACCCTCGACGAGTTGCGCGCGGCGCTCCTCGACGTTGAGCTGCGCTTCGCCGGCACCGAGGCGCTCCCCGTCAGCGTCTCGATCGGAGTGGCGCGGGCACCCGTCGACGGCTCCCGGCCGCTCGAGCTGATCAGCGTCGCCGAGGCTGCCCTGCGCGAGGCGAAGACCGGCGGTGGCGCGGTGACAAAGGTCGCCAACCTGTCGACCATTGGCTCACTGGCGGCGCAGAACACGATCTTCGGCGTCTTCGAGGGACTGGTGGCCACCGTGGATGCCAAGGATCACTACACCCGCTCGCATTCCGAGGATGTCACCGCGCATGCACTCTTCCTGGCACACGCAATGCGCCTGGGAGAGGAGGAGCACCGCCTCCTGCGGCTGGCGGGCCTGCTCCACGACATCGGCAAGGTGGGGGTGCCCGACGGGATCCTCCGCAAGCCGGGGCCGCTGACGGACGAAGAGTTCGAGATCGTCAAGCAGCACGTGGCCCTGGGTGATGCGATCGTGGGTGCCGTTCCGCAGCTCGCCGAGGTTCGATCCAGCGTCCGCCATCACCATGAGCGCTGGGACGGCGACGGGTATCTCGATGGCCTGGCCGGCGAACAGATCCCGCCGCTCGCCCGCGTTCTGGCGGTCGCCGACGCGTACAGCGCCATGACCACGACGCGTCCCTACCGCAAGGCATTGACCTCCGAAGTTGCGCTCGCGCGCATCGCTCAAGCTGCCGGGAGCCAGCTCGACCCGGTTCCGGCCATGATCTTCGTCAAGGCCATGCGCGCCCAGGCAGTGCGCGAGGCGCGCGAGGCGGTGTCACGCCAATCCGCCGCCGGTGGCGCACCGGCGAAGGCGCGGCCGCGTGCCCGTGGGCGTCGCGGGGCTCCCGCCGACTAG
- the groL gene encoding chaperonin GroEL (60 kDa chaperone family; promotes refolding of misfolded polypeptides especially under stressful conditions; forms two stacked rings of heptamers to form a barrel-shaped 14mer; ends can be capped by GroES; misfolded proteins enter the barrel where they are refolded when GroES binds) codes for MAKQLLFDEEARRALKRGVDKMADAVKVTLGPRGRYALLDKKYGSPTITNDGVTIARDIELEDPYENMGAQLLEEVAAKTNDIAGDGTTTSIVLAQAIISEGLRNVTAGANPMALKRGIERGVSAVVDEIKRLSKPVLTKDDIAHIAAISARDTEIGEIIAEVMEKVGKDGVVTVEESQGLKLDKEYVEGMQLDRGYVSAYMVTSNDGGRMEATLEAPFILVTDKKISAVADILPTLEKVVGAGKPLLIVAEDVDGEALATLVVNKLRGTINVLAIKAPGFGDRRKAMLEDIATLTGARVISEEVGRKLDSVQLEDLGQARRVTATKDNTTIVEGKGDSNAIEARKSQIKLQIDDTTSDFDREKLQERLAKLSGGVAILKVGAATEVELKEKKHRIEDALSAARAGVEEGMVAGGGSVLLHAIPALDKVEALGDEATGVNILRRALEEPLRQIAANGGMEGSVVVEAVRKLKPGNGWDAQKAEYTDMFVAGIIDPAKVTRSALENAASVAALMLTTETVVTDLPEKEKAPMPGMGGGGMGDY; via the coding sequence GTGGCAAAGCAGCTCCTGTTCGACGAAGAGGCACGACGCGCGCTGAAGCGCGGGGTCGACAAGATGGCCGACGCCGTCAAGGTCACCCTGGGCCCGCGTGGCCGGTACGCGCTCCTGGACAAGAAGTACGGATCGCCGACGATCACCAACGACGGCGTCACCATCGCGCGCGACATCGAGCTGGAGGACCCATACGAGAACATGGGGGCCCAGCTGCTCGAGGAGGTCGCCGCCAAGACCAACGACATTGCCGGTGACGGCACCACCACCAGCATCGTGCTGGCCCAGGCAATCATCAGCGAGGGCCTGCGCAACGTGACGGCCGGTGCCAACCCGATGGCGCTCAAGCGCGGCATCGAGCGTGGCGTGTCCGCCGTCGTGGACGAGATCAAGCGGCTCTCCAAGCCGGTCCTCACCAAGGACGACATCGCCCACATCGCCGCCATCAGCGCCCGCGACACCGAGATCGGCGAGATCATCGCCGAGGTCATGGAGAAGGTCGGCAAGGACGGCGTGGTCACGGTCGAGGAGAGCCAGGGGCTCAAGCTCGACAAGGAGTACGTCGAGGGGATGCAGCTCGATCGGGGCTACGTCAGTGCCTACATGGTCACCTCGAACGACGGAGGGCGCATGGAGGCCACCCTCGAGGCGCCCTTCATCCTGGTCACCGACAAGAAGATCAGCGCCGTGGCCGACATCCTGCCGACCCTGGAGAAGGTCGTCGGTGCTGGCAAGCCGCTCCTGATCGTGGCCGAGGACGTGGACGGGGAGGCGCTCGCCACCCTGGTCGTCAACAAGCTGCGCGGCACCATCAACGTGCTGGCCATCAAGGCTCCGGGCTTCGGGGATCGCCGCAAGGCCATGCTCGAGGACATCGCCACCCTGACCGGTGCGCGGGTCATCTCCGAGGAGGTCGGCCGCAAGCTCGACAGCGTGCAGCTCGAGGACCTCGGCCAGGCGCGTCGCGTGACCGCCACCAAGGACAACACAACCATCGTCGAGGGGAAGGGCGATTCGAACGCGATCGAGGCCCGCAAGTCCCAGATCAAGCTCCAGATCGACGACACCACCAGCGACTTCGACCGCGAGAAGCTCCAGGAGCGCCTGGCCAAGCTCTCCGGCGGGGTGGCGATCCTCAAGGTCGGCGCGGCCACCGAGGTCGAGCTGAAGGAGAAGAAGCACCGCATCGAGGACGCGCTCTCCGCCGCCCGTGCCGGGGTCGAGGAGGGGATGGTCGCCGGTGGCGGCTCGGTCCTGCTCCACGCGATCCCCGCGCTGGACAAGGTCGAGGCGCTCGGTGACGAGGCGACCGGTGTCAACATCCTGCGCCGCGCGCTCGAGGAGCCGCTCCGCCAGATCGCCGCTAACGGCGGCATGGAGGGATCGGTCGTCGTGGAGGCCGTCCGCAAGTTGAAGCCCGGCAATGGCTGGGATGCCCAGAAGGCCGAGTACACCGACATGTTCGTGGCCGGCATCATCGACCCGGCCAAGGTCACCCGCTCGGCACTCGAGAACGCCGCATCGGTGGCAGCCCTGATGCTCACCACCGAGACGGTCGTGACCGACCTGCCCGAGAAGGAGAAGGCGCCGATGCCCGGCATGGGCGGCGGCGGGATGGGCGACTACTAG